A region of the Myxococcus stipitatus DSM 14675 genome:
CCTGTCGAAGGGGGCGCCTGTCGGCGTCGCCAGCCTCTGGGCCCTGCTCGGTGCGGCCGAGGCGCTGTCGAAGGCCGCCGCGACGGGAGACGTTCCCGCCGAGGACGCGAAGGAGGAGCTCGCCCGCACGATTGTCGCCATCTTCAGCCGCAAGGCCCCGTGACTCAGGGCTGGGCGGCGTAGAGCTGCCCGCGCATCTCGCCGTAGTAGGTGTGCGCCTTGGTGTGGAGGTTGAAGTAGAGCACGCCCTTGCGCGCGAGCGACTCCAGGCTGGCCAGCGTCCGTGTCTGGGCCAGGAAGCCCAGCTCGGCGGGGCAGCTCTCCGGGAGCCCGGACTTCATGCCCTTCATGTCCTTGACGAAGGTGATGTTCGCGTTGGTCAGCTCCATCGACCAGCGCCCGTTGGCGAGCGTCTTGGACAGGTTGCCCAGCTCGCCGAAGTCCACCACCACGGGGCCCAGGACACCCGGCGGGCCGCAGTGGATGTGGAACATGAGGATGTCGTCGGGGTTGACGCCCGTCATCTCGACGTCGACGTAGGCGCGGGTCAGGTCCTTGGAGAAGC
Encoded here:
- a CDS encoding CHRD domain-containing protein — protein: MRLALPLTLACALGALSSHAKDPALGATTFTVYEAFLSPAQEPGEESETPKLLQKSLGATAPSTPREQRKSRGHGVLRFSKDLTRAYVDVEMTGVNPDDILMFHIHCGPPGVLGPVVVDFGELGNLSKTLANGRWSMELTNANITFVKDMKGMKSGLPESCPAELGFLAQTRTLASLESLARKGVLYFNLHTKAHTYYGEMRGQLYAAQP